The genomic DNA ctGCGAGGATTTGAGTGGCCACTGATTacgcaatatggatttcttccggtgatttggacttcaattttctttactttgatgatttgggttttgttatgtaataaggccacttatgattatttttaattgggtttcgatttataacttatcatgatgagcttaaattatattaactatcaaaatgggctagatctaggttcgttttccaaaaacataaaccgatttcaagtaacacgattacaaacaaggcttctattatgataacgttttacaaacttaaatacgttttattctaaaatagacataatttcaatggtaacctaaaaatatacgcgatgttagagtgtggcaatggcggtgtgcatgtctaggattggatccgaaagagcttggtacttaagcgatccgatggactcacctccttttcggtttcctacggtgcacgacttccattcactttaacccttaatgaattagtcctttgaacatcaagtacgattttctgaacttagaacggaaaaatgtttttaacgttttttatgtggcacgtcagatccggtcataacgtctaggccgggtttggggtgttacactacctaggaatctcaaacaatcatcggagTCAATATGAAATTCTGAGTCATCGCCCAATTCACACTAAAGTCTCTTGGCTTGCAACTCACTATAACACTTCTGGGCTTTGCAAATCTGCTGAAGAAACATCGGTTAGCTCTCAACTTGACTAGAATCGAATCGTTATCAGATAAATGCAACTGTGTATTCATGtccctcaaagcaaacaaagatttcccaCTCAAAGCATTGGCCTCTACATTCACCTtccctggatgataatcgattacaagctcatagtcttttaataactcaagtcATCTCCGTTGTTGCAAgttcagatctttttgagtcatcaaatactttaaacttttatgatcgataaaaacatgacatttctcaccttACAAATGTTGTCACCattttttcaaagcaaacacaatagcggctaattccaaatcattcgtcgggtaattcttctcatgtggcttcaattgtctcgaggcataaactatcaccttgccttcttgcatcaacacatatCCTAGTCCATTCAGTGACGcgtcgctataaatcacaaatttctTTCCCAgttcaggttgcactaaaaccGGTGCCTCAGTCAAAAAtgccttcaacttctcaaaactttgttgacatttttcgGACCATTCAGACTTGACGTTTTTTTGCAACAATCctgtcataggagtagcaataattaaaaatcctttaacaagTCGTCAGTAATAACTGGCtaatcccaaaaagcttctaCCCTTAGATacattttttggtggtttccattcaacaatagcaaaAATCtttcttggatcaactcggataccatcacctgaaataatgtgtcccaaaaatccaactccTCTGAGCCGAAACTCTCCTTTACTAAACTTAGTATACAACTAtttgtctctcaaagtttgtaaaatagttctcaaatgctcggtatgctcggtctcatcatgagaataaattagtatgtcatcaataaaaacaactacaaattatccaaatatggtcgaaaaaatttggttcatcaagTTCATGAAAACAGCAggggcattagttaatccaaatggcataacaaggaattcatattGCTCGTACCTTATGCTAaaggcagtctttggcacatctgactctttaacttgcaactggtAGTATccaaatctcaaatctatctttgaaaacactgttgccccttttagttgatcaaacaagtcatcaattctcggcaagggatacttattctttacggTCACTTTATAAAGCTATCGATAATCGATGCAAAGTCTCATAGATtggtctttcttcttcacaaataataCTAGAGCACCTCAGGGAGAATAACTCGGTCTTGTAAAAtgcttatctgtcaactcttgcaactgagttttcaattctttcaattcagtcggagccatcctatactgagctattgatatcggtgtagtcatagggactaaatcaataccaaactcaacttctctaatcggAGTCAAATCTGGAAATTCTTCTGGGAACACATCTGAATATTCACACACtactggcactaattcaattttcaattcagattcttttgtattcaacacataggcAAGATAGGCTTTACAACCTTTTTTTAAACATTTCTAAGgagacatcaaagaaatcacaatTGGCAATCTATCTGACTCATTTGATTCAACTCTAagaatttcacatttttcacatttcaattcaatgactttccatctacaatttactatagcatcatgcatagtcaaccaatcccttcccaatataacatcaaattcgtcaaaaggcagcaacatcaagtcagccaaaaaataataacctctaatcatcaaaggacatttcttgcatactttatcaactaatacatgtttgcctaaagggtttgagaCCTTAATATAGACACAACAAGCATATTCTTACTAATTACCaaattcatgcatacatatgaatgggtagatcctgggtcaatcaaagcaataatagtagtatcataaagagaaaaagtaccggtgataacatcgggagatGTCGCTTCTTCATGAACAAGGATGGCATAGACCCTAGCAGATGCTCGAGCTTTAGATCTTGCATCTGAATCCTTCGTCACATTTTTGCTGCTAGCTCCATTTCTGGTATTTCTTAGGGATCTTCCTCTAGAAGCAGTATTACTCGACTTTGTACTCTGAAACTTTTCTTTTTCAGTCAACtcagggcaatctttaataaagtgatcttaggaaccacacttgaaacaagcttgATCATTCATTCGACACTTGCTGGGGTGACATCTTTCACAATGTGGGCATCCAGATCTATTGGGTCAATTACCAATGCTCGCAATAAAAGTAGTCTGGGCTTTTTAACTAGAATATTGATTCCCACTATTTCTATTTGAGAAACCAACTGAAGTATGAGAATGAGAATGcatctctctagatttcttagactgataTTGGAATGACTTACCCATCGGTCTCTTTCTTGCATCTCTAGCCTCAGACTcggctttcctcttttctttggtTAATTCCTCTACTTTACAAGCCCAATCCAcaaacacaacaaattctttcagctcaagcATACGCGCTAACAGTCTGATGTCTTCGTTAATCccgtcttcaaaccttttacacataatagcttcagtggaaacacattctctagcatacttgctGAGCTGAACAAACTTTTTTTCATATTCAACAACTAACATGTGGCCCTGTttcagttcaagaaattctttacgcttttgatcgatgaaacgcttactgatatacttctttggaACTCCTCcagaaagaattcccatgtaactctctctttcggaaccacaaatactTTTCCACTAGTGATATGTCGTGTCCCTCaataaagatatagcacactctAAGCattcatcatgtgtacaagataactcatcgaaTACTCTAATAGAATTTTCAAGCTAAAATTCTGCTCTTTCAAGATCATCATCggcatttgctctaaattcttcagccccttgctttcTGATCTTATCAACTGGAGATCTATTCAATCTTATAAAGTCGATACCTTGAGGCACTATGAGAATAGGTTGAGAATTAGGAAGGGGTGGAACATGTTGTTGTTGAGCGACcgggttcgttcgaacgaaccctgaaaaccactcgttcatcatttagAAGAAGACTTCCTAAGCCTCTACTCCCTGACTCACAGTTACGGGTCTACTCTCAACTGGCACAATCCCTTGGGCgagagccggtgcattactttctataTCATCTGCCACAGCTCGATCAGGATcctttactatatgaaaacatagtttaaaattgccaggagtcgtcacactatcacaatttatatatggcatgtatagctaaactaaAACACACGTTAcgttagttcgagaatcgactaaaccgtatctctaataccactaaatgttgTGTTCGATGCTGGAACCGAGTATGAAGCATTACTgaacttaaactcaaacaaacattcaaaactgagacatgaatttccactcaaatttaaaacttttcaaaatcattcatatcgtcccttaaacaaGACTATGAGGCCTAAAACACgcattaggagtggttcgagactaaaccgagaactttagaaaacttcccaacacttagagaattttcatcaaaacaggggtcacacgtccgtgtggcttgggacacgcccgtgtccctaacccatgtaactctctatttatgacattaTTAGCAAAttgaggtcacatgcccgtgtgcttaggccgtgtggatgatttaattttcataatttttcataaaataagtgtagacttcacacgcccgTACTTGTATCAACCTACACCAcaacaagcaacaccaatccaagcatatacaagATATCAGCACATTATTTGCACATACTAACATCTATCATgcataaacatcacatactttcttttccattcatgccaaatttatcttcatgataagcatcatcacataaatataccaatgaccaataagaataatattagccaacttccaatGGCCATATAAAAAATAAGTCATTAACCATTACAATGCCAACACATTttgctaaaccaatatgacacataacaaaatggcCAAGTCCTtctacatgccatactcaaaatattgaaatcaaGTATACCCAAAACAATCATATGATAGTGTGAATTGAGCTCCGATGTTCTTCGATCTTCGAGCtaacttggcgacactataaggaatggaaaaagaaggggagtaagctttaaaacttagtaagtttgcatgcaaataataagcaacataaatcattCGTTAATCATGTAACTACTCAACATAAGTTAACTTAAATAGCATCATCATGAAtcttaggcataacttactcattagcattcttacTAAGAGTTCATCTCATACTAAAGCTCATACTCATTagttatacatacatacatgtaccaactcgtaacatagtCACATACTTCGTTATCTTTGACATACTCTTTGAATtactgttgaacacttggaatattatcaGATACACGAAATGTCTTGCActagtgccacatatgtagccattgctacctcatatctcataatacataggGCTCGCACATGAGCTAATTacaggcctactcacacaagctgtcagttaaGGCATAACTAcatgggctactcacacaagctgttagctatctgcaacacatgccagaaTACTCAGCCACAggtaggacgtacatgaccaacacccggattcacatatatcacataacacatggtttCCTAGAGACATGTctcttgtatcctaaactattcctaaggttcaagcgggattTCTCACTTGTCATTTTTTCGTCGAACGTACCCACATtatcatttatacaattcatgcataatAAAAACATATAACAATACAAGTATAACATTTCctttatttacacacaaacttaccttggtacaaaatggtaagaaatggacctaatcgtcaacaaccttgtttttcccccgatcaaggttCGAACTTCGTTTTTGTTGATCTATaaaagcaaatttaacttatgtAATTATTACATTATTGAATGCTGTCCAAAAATCAACTTctgacaaaattacatttttgcccctaaactttgacatatttacaaattagtccttaggctcgtaaaatgaaatgtatccattttctttgttacccaagcctagccgaacctaaatcatgttcataacagcccacatttttcatcaaatcacatttctactacccattttcacaacttttacaaacaagtcctttttatgcattttcactaaaaatcacttagtaaaagttgtttatcacacattaaacatacaatatcttccatcaaacatcaaaatacatgcatatcacacatggttaaatttttaaacatgaatcctacttcaaaataatggtagaaatagataaattAGGTTACGAGGACTTAAAAAAAtgcaaagagcattaaaaacagggctaggatgtacttacaatcaagcttgaaagatgacaaaaccctagctatggagagcttgaaaatttcggccaaggttgaagaagatggacaaaattttggctttattttccctttatattcttttatttactaaatgaccaaaatgccctttttgccaAACTTTAAAACTTCAtctcaccatgtccatttttgtccactaacttaaaaaatggtctaattaccaactaaaaacctctaatttaaaatctcataacaattggacacctttaacaagtagaactcaacttttgcactttttatgatttagtacttttgactaaattgagtgcccaaacattaaaattttcaaacaaaattttcacgaaatcattccgtgaaactgtagaccataaaaatgtaataaaaataactttttctatgtcaaatttgtggtcccgaaaccactattctgactagccctaaaatcgggttgttacacgtGTGACCCAACATCGAttctcacacgggcagacacacaggttaggacatggtcgtgtgtctggACTTTGAATGTCCACAAGGCCTAACTTGTGACACGCggcttgtccacacggccatgtgtccctgttacctaattttttttcaaattttcccAACTTTTTCAATTTGTTTTTAATTGACCCTAGAATAttttcaaactatttttagggcctcgtagaCTTGTTTTAAGGTTCGTATATGTATACTAATTTATGAATGGAATGTGATTGTTTAATGGTAAATATGGTTGCATATTTAATTGTATGAAACGttaaatgtttgaaatgttatcgTAATACTCTGTGACCCTATTTTGGTGAcggagacgggttaggggtgtaaCATCTTCAATCTAATCCTTGATTTATTTTACgccaataaatattaaaaaaaaatttgatgaccaaaatgaaagtgaACTAAAAGTTAGGTGACTAAAATAAAAGTGTAAACATGATGTCGCGTGTACAATTAACCATCTTTAGAGATTTAATGCTTATGTGACCAAATTATAAAGGTTTCATTTTGGGTGATTGAAATAAAAGCGTACTAAATATTGAGTGATCAACTAAGGTAATTTACCCATAAATTTTTATTGACAAGTGGATtacattatataaaatttattaaacttTAGTTTTGCTatacttaaatttaatatttaattcttcttaatttttaataatttggtCTTTATATTTATAGTGTGCTATTAATTAACTCATTGTTAATATCCTtatctttttattaaaatttaatatggttataaataatttgaagTGGATTTTAAATCTAACAAATAGAggaactaaattcttaaaaataaaagtagtaaaattaaattctaaatgtaCAAAGGATATATGtaacttaaatatattttaaactttaaatttttctCTATAATTTGACACAAACAGATTATCAATTCAACACGAAGTGTAGATGAACTATACTAGTTTATAATAAATAAGATAAGCTTTGTCAACTCAATGATTAATGAAATGATAAAAGATTTATATTCTAAATTTTTGGTTAACAGCATTTTTAAGTTTGATCTTTGAACGATCCtatctcttttatttttcaaaacgAATGCTACTTTCATCTTTCTAAATTTGTCGTAGTTTTGACTTTTATTTGTAATTCGTGTTACAAGATAcgtaatagtttttttttttttttgtgtgtgtgtaatATCACAAAATCTTCAAAAGCAATTGGTCAACTTGGGTGAGGAAGCAAGTTCCTGATAAATAGGAAGCTAGTGTCCTTGATCCTCACAATATGTGCTGATCCTTGTTAAAGAATAGACTACTAGTTACGACCTAAAGAAGGAgagtataaatatataaaaacagAAAGACAGAGGACATATTTTGGGACACAAACAGAGAAACTATAGTCCATATGTTAATTATCATACTATGTAATGGTATTCTTgtgattacaaaaataaaataatgaaatggaACTACATGTTTTATGTAATATCATTTTTGTGGCAATACAGATTTCTTTGGCTATCAAAGAAAAATTGAATTTAGAGAACTTCAATAGTTTTTTGATTTAGAGAAGTGTACCTCCACCGTTCCTTTTCCACAAAATCTGCATCAAGAAACTGAGCAATGAATGCCCAAAGCTTATAAATGTCTTGAAAATTAGCTAAGAACCCCAATGCAGCAGTAACAACAGCTATTCCCATGCCACTTTTGTCTTTTCCTTTATTTCCATCGGCTTCATTATTTCTCCtctcaatcactttttccttctcttcttgATACTTATCTGCAAACCATATGTGGTGCAGGAACCCATAGCTGAGGGAAATATTGCTCCGATCCGCTAGCTTCTGTACAAGGACTGGCTCGATTTTTTCTCCTTTCCAATCGAATACATTGAATGCGATTGCTGGTCCTCGATCAAATTTTACTTTTGGGCCATATATTCTAACCAAGGGAGTCCCATTTGTGTTGGGATGCTGGAGTTTCAATAGAGCACTCACAAGCCAATTGATGAGGCACCTTGCTCTACTGCTAATTGTTACCAATCCTAACGAATCCACTTCATCTAAGCCCCTACACTCCATCTCAATACTCTTGTCTGATTCTGACACTTCACTCATTTCAATCCCTTTTAGTTTTTCTACAATTTCTGCATGTTGTATCTCGTAAGTTGTTTTCCCTTTTTCAATTCTTCCAGACTGTGAAGCTAAGTTTTCAACTTCAGTGTCGGTTCCTGGAGATTCAGTCACTGCTCGGAATAGCTTCTGAGGAGGGATGAGGCCTATAATCCCTGAAGTTGATGAAGTTTCCAGAACTGGAATGGTTGATTTCTTGGCGAAGAGACAAGCAAATCCTGAAGGGTTTTCTCCAAAAACCTTGTAGAAAGAGCAGATAAGGAAATCTGGACGAAAAAGTGAAAGGCCAAAGCTGTCCATGTCTTTTGGTCCCAACGCACATGAATCTATCAACACATGCCATCCGTTTTCCTCCGCGATGCTCATCCAGAGATAAGGATATCTAGCTCCAGTCATCCTGGAATGAAGTGGGAACACAAAAAGacctcttcttttcttctttttcttctttttctccttGCTTACTAACATGTTTCTCAGCTTTGATGACTGAAGTCTCAGCCTAGGCCATGAGAATTCTGCAGACATAACTTTGGCCCCGTTTTTCTCAGAACTATTGGACATCGCTTCAATTGCTTCACTCTCATAATCATAGACTGTTAAAAGCTTCCTATTAGACTGGAAAGGATAAGACTCTGCAACTAGCTTGAAAGCTGATGTCTTGTTTGCTGTGAAAACCATGGAGTAATCATTTTCTGAAACATTAAGAAAACTCATTATCCTCTTCCTGATAACAGATTCGAACTCTGACGCCACTCCACCATGAAGTAATTGTGTCTTGAGATTTCCTGGTTTGTAAGACACCCCAAAGAAGGGAATATCCAAAACCGGAGGAGGCGATTCTGGGGGCACAGGGAAGGAAGATGAGGCAATTCGATATTTTGGGCACTCCTGTTTTTGTAACTGTGAATAGGAGAAGAGACCAATGCCAAGATAATCAAGGCAAGTATGGTCGGAGAAGGAGAGATGGTAATACTCTCGTGATCGTATTTGGTCAACTCGATAGGTATCCGAATACTGAGGGTAAGCCTTGGTGAATTCGGTAAACGAGTCTTGCATAGATGGAAGAGATTCATGGTTGGTGAATTGGGTGTTGGGGAAAATAGAAGAAGTAGTTTTAGACGCAAAGTCACGGCGGCAAGCTGCCGAAGAGTTTCGAGGTTTCGAAGCTTTGGTTTGAGGCTCATGTTGGTTAAGGAAAGGAGAGGGACAGCAGCCATGGAGGCATCCTTGTGAAACCTCTTCTAGGCAAGGGGATTGCATTTTTTGGCTCTCTTCCTTCATTGATCTTTGATCTTTTCTCATTGGTCTTTTATTTTCATAATCTTTTTTATATAAAGACTACCACCTACAAGACAAATGGATGCTTTAATTTGTATTTATTTACATGTTTTGTAATGGGGTAGCCGATGGAGTAATGAACCAGTTGTGTATGAAGTCATTGAAAAAGtcaattcaaattttaataaataaataagttgTATTATTTAACTGGAAATGgttatattatgtttaaattattgtatattgtattgtattttaattacttttttacCGTATGTAATGATATGATACGATGCCAAATATTATTTGATGGTGGAGTAAAACTGGAAAAGAAAATAGTGGTCAATTGCAATAATTAAAAGGGAAAAGTagagtttagaaagaaaaaaaaaaagaagaagaagaagacgaaaagcaaagagagagagagagagaaatggGGGAAAAGGAAAAAGGGAGTAGTTGAAATTTTCCCAATCATGACTCCTGAATCGCTTCCCTATTAAGTTTGTTTCAAAtcaaccctttttcttttttcttttaattaaatgGATGTTACAAATAAAACCGTGTTAAGTTTTGAGCCAGATGATATTGATTAAAAAATTCtttgaattgaaaaataatatattaaatatattccttaaaaataataattggaTAATTAACTGGTTTATAACTTCATATGAATtagtataaacataaaaaaaattgcaGATATTTATAGCCTTCCAAGTGTCTCTATATGAATGCATGATTGCATTGTTTGAGTATAAAATgtgaaaagattttttttttcttagccCAAAAAGTGAGAAAAGATATTAGTAGATAAGTTTTATACCTTTTTATGAATGCCTTAAATGAGATGAAAGTATAGGTATGAATGCCTTAAATGATTCAAATTTGGCAATAATATTTTTTCTATTAACAAGTGGATGCTTGATGTTTTCCTTTTAACATTAGAGAAATgagtaaattttaattttaatttttattatgctttaattattaatataatttcgtcaagtttttttaataataatataaaaaataattatgaaaataaggTGCTTTATATATCATTTACGAGAATTgattgttttgaatagtaaattttattattgcCAAGTTGTCAGGCAATACCACTCCCAAAAGTATAACCATTATTCATCAATTATTCCAACTAACCAAGTTTTTTTTAATTGCTGTTATTACCCTAATTGGCCACACAATTTCTTTTAATTTCCCTCTCAATTTTCCCTTTTAGCTTACTGTATATTCTAGTATAAAAATACCAGAGTGGCCCTATAGGGTGGCGATATTACTTTTTG from Gossypium arboreum isolate Shixiya-1 chromosome 9, ASM2569848v2, whole genome shotgun sequence includes the following:
- the LOC108465371 gene encoding molybdenum cofactor sulfurase yields the protein MRKDQRSMKEESQKMQSPCLEEVSQGCLHGCCPSPFLNQHEPQTKASKPRNSSAACRRDFASKTTSSIFPNTQFTNHESLPSMQDSFTEFTKAYPQYSDTYRVDQIRSREYYHLSFSDHTCLDYLGIGLFSYSQLQKQECPKYRIASSSFPVPPESPPPVLDIPFFGVSYKPGNLKTQLLHGGVASEFESVIRKRIMSFLNVSENDYSMVFTANKTSAFKLVAESYPFQSNRKLLTVYDYESEAIEAMSNSSEKNGAKVMSAEFSWPRLRLQSSKLRNMLVSKEKKKKKKKRRGLFVFPLHSRMTGARYPYLWMSIAEENGWHVLIDSCALGPKDMDSFGLSLFRPDFLICSFYKVFGENPSGFACLFAKKSTIPVLETSSTSGIIGLIPPQKLFRAVTESPGTDTEVENLASQSGRIEKGKTTYEIQHAEIVEKLKGIEMSEVSESDKSIEMECRGLDEVDSLGLVTISSRARCLINWLVSALLKLQHPNTNGTPLVRIYGPKVKFDRGPAIAFNVFDWKGEKIEPVLVQKLADRSNISLSYGFLHHIWFADKYQEEKEKVIERRNNEADGNKGKDKSGMGIAVVTAALGFLANFQDIYKLWAFIAQFLDADFVEKERWRSTKTKFEP